The Athene noctua chromosome 16, bAthNoc1.hap1.1, whole genome shotgun sequence genomic interval CCCCAAAAGGTGTGAATCTCCTGGTTTTGAGTCGTAAAAATTTGTGCTTgcataaaaaaatccctttggaTTAATACAgctgaaaatatgtttcttcACACCTGACACAGGGAGCTTCAGCTATGCCTTAAGAGAATCATTATTTTCCTTCCCACACAGATTCTCTTTCTCAAAGacctatttttcatttaatcaaCAGTACAAagaactgacagaaaacaaattatttactcTAAATTAAAAGCAAGATAGCATGTTGATATGTTATTCAGACAGCTATAATAGCAAATCCTTCACATACAGCAATACATTCTAAAAGGCCAGTCCTTACCCTCATAGGATGAATATCTGCATAAGGTGGTTTGCCTTCAGCCATTTCTATTGCAGTGATTCCCAGAGACCAGATGTCTGCAACACAATTATACCCAATTTCTTGAATCACTTCTGGAGCCATCCAGAATGGGGTCCCTATAACTGTGTTCCGCTTTGCCATGGTGTcctgagaagaaaagcagaataaaaatccaaacaacagCAATTGTATTAGCCACAAACGCTCATTAATGAATTATCACCCAAATTATCTTCCACTTGCGTGCACATTATTATATTCAGCAAAACTGGGATACGAGGGCTGTAAAGAGGAATTGAAATGTGCTTAACAGAAGTTACAAATATcctgaagaaaacagcaaacgCTATTGCAAACCATTACTTAGGTACAGCAGCTTCCACAGAGGAAGCTCTGCTCTAATGCACTGCTGGTTTAGTGTCTCATTATGCTGACGCAAAGTGCTAAAAACCAGTGTAGAACAATTTTTCAAAGTCTCCACAAGCATGTCACACTCGCAGGCAGGTAAACTGAAGCATATACAACCATCTCGGTTTTACTTACCGTAAGTTGACCTGCTACTCCAAAATCTGCAAGTTTAGCATGTCCCTCTGTATTCAGCAATATATTTCCAGCTTTGATGTCCCTGTGTATTTTCCTCATAAAATGCAGGTACTCTAGTCCTTTCAGTGTTGATTGCACTATTGTAGCAATTTCCTCTTCTGTGAGCTAAAGAAGAGAAGAGTTACTGTCAACCCATCAGTTGCTAAGATGTAACACTATTGTGTTTCAGTCCATTTTCCTGAGGTTCTCTAATTGCCATTTAATTGCCTTCACTAAAAATTACAGTACTAATGGGAAATTAATTAGCAACTTACAGCACTAAGTAGTAGAATTAGATTACAACCAgcatacatatacacatgtacCATATTTTGCATACCAAAATCCTTTCTCAACTAGTAATTCTTATCCTGCAATAACCAAAGGAAGGCAAAGTAGAGTCCGTTATTCAGAATTAGTCTGGGTTTTCAGAAAAGCCAACAAAACAAGATCTGCTCCACTGATTACATTATCCAGAGAGCTGATTACATTGATCGAGTTTTGGTTTTCTGATTTTCAGAGGAACAAAGGAGCTGCATCTCAAGTTATGGCCAATGGTTGTGTCAGGCGTTGAACACCATGAGAATTATGCTCAAACTACTCAGCTTCCTTGAGTAGCTAGATACCCATATTTCCCATTCACACATTCAAAGGCGAACAGACGTACAGTTTTATTTCGTAATCGAATAATATCAGACACCGATCCAGCGCCGCAGTATTCCATGACTATCCACAGGTCTGTGTTCTTAAAATAGCTGCCGTAATATTTCACCACATGAGGactatgaaatatgaaaaaaggagaagaaaacaaagggtCAAATACCAGTAACCAGCATAACTGAATAAGCAAAATACACTGCAGGGTCCCTAAATAAGTTTTAGAAATTCAGCGTTGAAGTGCCACTGAAAAAGCCCTGATGAAAAGCATTCCAAACCAGTCTGAACTTGCACAGGGCTACTGCTGTCCTGCCAAGCCACTTTCCCACAGCCGTGCTCATCTGACCGGCCAGTAAGTCAGCTCAGGGAACTAAACCATCTGAAAATAAATCCTACAGAAATAAGGAGTGCTTAGCCTTCAATCTGGTTTAGCTCCCTGAACCGTATTACAACAAGGTCAGTGCTGTGGCAAGCAAGAAGGCAGGACAAGGGAATGAGAAAGACCACGGCAGTCCCTGGTAAAGCTGCCACAGAGCATTTGCACCCaaatggaaactttaaaaaaggtCCAAAGTTTGCTGGAAAATAGCTATCATGTTCATTAATGTTCCCCTACTACCACATGCACCTACTTGTTTCTATAATTTAGTCCAGGATGTATTTTAGGAATCCAGTACAGCCTAAGACTCTCTGGCTGCTCAGAAAGCCAACAACCTAGGAAAGTGTATTGGTCAGAACCACCATCTGTCCTCTGGAAAAGGTAAAGCAGAACACtaacaaaaatactgtttctgatTCTGTGGGAACAGAGCTAAGGAACAAAAATGCACTTGGTCTGTTCTCTGTTGAGTACTTTCTaatgaaaaactgtaaaactACCAAGTCAGTCACACTGTGCCGTGTCCCTTAACGCCTGCACAGAAAATGTGATGCTCCAGTGATTCACTCCCTCTGCTGTTCATAACTGTAAGATCTCATTTTAGGCCTTACAGTGTTAATATTTAAGAAAGAGACACCTAGCAATGCTTTCCAAGCTACAGAGTAAGATTTTTCaggaacaaattattttcaagttaCATTTTGTTATCTGCCATCAGTCACCTTCATTTAAAGATAGTGAGTAAAGTGCAATAGAGCAAGTGACTGGGACCACAGTTTCATACTGctcatgtaatttattttaaatggttttccACACCTGAAGCCCATCAAAGCAGTATTTCTTAAGGCTAAGTTCATAATACCAGAAGAAATTAGTGTATTTTAAACTTTCAGCCCAAGACACACTTGGAGAGGTCTTCTGTGCCCATGAGCTCTTCACTACCTAAATTATTACACCACCTTTTCCCGTAAGAAACATGCAAAGACAACCTCGAAAGCGAACCATGAGGCCACAGAGCTGCCAGCAGGGGGCAGCTTCCGGGGATATTCAGCATATTCCGGGGATGCTCAGACCAGCAGACACCTTGTGCCACACTAGAACTTGCACAGGCAGAAAGGGGCAGGGAAGGACAGTTCTGCCACCCAAGCAGATGACAGCACGTAGGTTACGCACATGCAAGAGCAGTCATGCATTAGTGCTCTCATCCATGCAtgccctttaaaaacaaacaaaaccccccttCTAGCTGTTTTCTATGTCCATACCAAAATTTGCTTAGAAGTCATTACCCCTTTGGGGATGGAAACTGCTGTTCTAGCACACAATCAAGTTGCCACTGTTCTACAAGTGACGGCGCACGGGGAGAACCTCAGTAACTGCTCACACGCTCGGCTCTCTGCTGGCAGCCAGTGCACGGTTATTCATCTTAGCTTAATGCTCTCTTGTTGCAAGCTAAATTTTTGTTGTCTTACCTTTGCTTGGATTAACACTACCCAAATGGTCACTTAACATGACTCAGCTGATACGAGGTAACTTGATCGTACAAGTCCagccttttaaaaaacatttaaggcAACATCATGGCTTTTATTTGATTAAATGCCAGATCATAGACATTATCGGTACGTAAAGAAAAGTAATGGGGTTTGCAGTGTACATTTACCTGTCACATTGCTGCATTATGGATATTTCCTTTATAATCTCTTGCAGGTCAGATTCCACAGGAACTTGTTTAATTGCAACAACTTGACCCGTTTCTTTATGAATGGCTTTGAACACACTGCCATAGGAGCTATGAAACACAATATTAAATAAACATTGAATACAATAactctttaaaaatgcaagtgTTATGTTTTTGATTTCTGCAAGTGCAGCCATCAGGTAAAAAATAAACTATCCtcctgctaaaaatattttgcattttaatgtaaACAATCAGTCCACTAGTTTCTAAACACTGTAATAATACTAGTAAGTCACAGCACACTGAGGAGGTCAGAAGTGAGCCAACCATCATTACACTGCCCATAGCTTTGGAATGGCCTTTTACACAAATacaattctctctttttttcagcaTACAGTACCAGCATCAGTAAGAACTATAGCTCTGGTCAGAGAGGTTTGCTTGTTCTTGTCAGACATTATCTGTCTTATTTCCAGCTTCTTTACTTATAGCAGCCAGGCAGATTTCCAACGCAGTTTCTTCAAATTAACTGCTTAAGAAGGCAAGCATGTCACTCACTGAGAGTTCCCATGCTGCTCTGCCTTGCCAAGTGGCACACTCGTCTGCAAGAAGTACCAGGGAAGAACTACAAAAACCTCGAGTTCCCACAAAGCCCTATCAACTCCAGATTGGGATTTTTCAATAATGTTTTAACTCCCTCCTGGAATGTCACATGCTACTGTTTGGATTAAGATATGGTACTCTTGGGAAAcaaattcttttttctgttactAACAAAACACTGGCACTGTATTAGCACACACCTTTGCAGTAAtagggaaaaagtgaaaaaaatcaagagaCCACCAAACACGCACCCATTACATAGATTTATCCTTAGAGAAATGTACACTGGGCACACTGGAATAGAACACATACCCTTCTCCAAGCTTCTCCAATACATCGAATACTTCTTCAGGTTGTTTGGTTAAACTGTCTTCATCTAACTTCTTCAGCTGCCTGTATATGTAAGAATAGAGAAACTATTACAGTTAACTTTATGGCAGTTTGGGCTTTGttgaaacagaagaataaatagCACCGCTCAAACGTATGCAAGGCTTAGCATGAAGTAAACTGGTTATGAAGTAACTTTATTTCACCTTACCAGGAAACCAAATATTATTAGAATCCAATAGcaaaagaggacagaaaaaaataacagaatttgaTCATGCACACAAATCTACAGTTCATCTTGGTGGAAACACATCTCAGAATCTATACACTGATGGTCAATCCCAACACAGCACTGCAAAGTCTTGTAGCTATTGAACATATCTGCTTAAGTTCAACACCTTGTGCAGTAGGATATATACTAAGGCCATGCAAAAAGGAATATCATCTTCCCTGACACCTTAGAGTATATGTGGAATACATTTGTTGGGAGGAAGGAGGCAATACTGATCTCACTTGTACATTTTTAACATCAGAAGTTCAGATCTTGACTTTGCAGGCCTGGACATATACTACAAAAATtctagggggggggggggagggcagggggagaaagGAAACTGGTATCAGACTCTTTTAGGAGTCCATCCCTCTTAAATGCATTGCTAATAAGTCAGCTGAAAtatttcctaggaaaaaaaaaaaaagctatgccCTACGGTCCTTCACTTTGCCCCCCTCGCCCCTAGTACAACTTTCAGGGAGATTCTGCACACAATGCAACAAGGTCAACTGTGTTTCTTTCAGTCTACCTCTACCATAGCAGTATACCAAGAAACCTCCTGAAATAGCAAAggactacataaaaaaaaaacagttctgaaaaagtattttactGTTGAGCAAACAATATCTAATAGCCCACAAACAAGTGCTCTTTCATTTTcacatgaagtaaaaaaaatctgaaacaacaacaaaacccacaaaaaccatccaaacaaaaaaacctctaaacTCCCCAAACCAGCTCATACAAGTTTTTGAAACACAGAAACTTATTAGTCTCGGAGTTTTCAGAACTTACTGGTCTCACAGGGAGcagtgtttaaaatgaaacaagcGTGGTCACCTGCAGCTGCAAATTACTACTCAAAGTTCTTACTGCTACTCTTAAAGATCATGACTTCAGTCACTGGCATGCTAATTTTGATactaaatatgtaatttttttccccagtttcatCAGAAACAGAGTGAGAAACCACTCACTGATCCCTGGCTATTATGTTTATGCACAAAGGCCATAGAGGAGGAGCAGCTCATGCATGGAGCACATACAATGGCTTCCTGAAGCAAAGGAAACATAAAAAAGCAGACTCAGGAAGTGGTGAAATACTGAAAGTAGTCACTAGCTTCCCTGCAAAGATAAGCATTAACCAACAGAGTGATACTTGTCCTTGTAAAAATGAGGAGAGTGtaggaagagcagaaaaaagtatatatatatatatgtatcagtGACCACACAAGCCACCACTCCAAGGAGCCTAAGAAGTGGCAATGTAAGAGGCAGACCCTTCTTGTTGAAGTGAAGTTGAGGcctaaactttatttaaaaaaaaaaaggcttttcatgcACCCAAACATAACAACCAGACAACTACTGTGCTTACATCTGACTACCACATTTCTGCTATAATCCAAGAGTACGCAATTAGTTTGCACTGTCCCGTTTGTCCAGCGCACTCGCTGCTGCCGAAGGTGTGTTTTCACTGTATGTTTACACAACACGGATATAACAGCAACACAAAAATAATCTCACACAAGTTGTTATTCAGATCTAACCTCAATCACCTTCCAGTTAAACACTGGCACAAGCAATTATATTataaaaatagactttttaatAGAAGGTGCATTGCTggtttatttaacaaaaaaagacGATCCCACTGAAGACCAGAGCCGGCAGCTTCCTTTGTTCGCTGCCGAAGGCGCTCTTCGGGAgccgcctgcccgccgccggtAACACCCTGACAGGCGGCCGCGGGTCTCCCAGCGCCTCCCCGCAGGCTGCCCGGCCGCAGCCCGCCCCTCGGCGCCGGCGGCTCACGGCTCCGCTCGCCGCTCGCCCCGAAGCCCCTCCATGAATCGGGCTCGCACCTcagcgccgcggccgggcccagcgcggggcggcgggagcgcccgCGGGTTGTGCCGaggcggggccggccccgggtTCGCAAACCTGCGCAAAACCCGCCCAAAGCGGGACGGAAGAATAAGTTACCAGGAGCTTTGTCACGGCACGGATCAGCACCCCCTCGGTACGGCCACGTTAACCGGTGTGAGCGTCCGCAGGCTCCGATATGTCGGTTTAAGCCACTTTTCTACCACCCGAGCTCGGTGCTGTCACAGCACGGACACACCGGCGCTGCTCGGTTCGTCGCGCTGCGGAGCGACCGACACCACCGGCCCCGCGTCCCCGGCActcctcccgccgctgcccgccggctcGGAGCGGCGAAGGGGCAGAGTCCGGCGCGGCTTGCCCAGCCCTCCCCCGCTCCCAccggcgccgggccccgcgccgACACACCTCCTGCCCGGGGGGCGCCCGCCACCCCCGAGAAAGCCCACGAGGGccggcccgcggcagccccgctccccgcacGGGTACAGCTCCCCCGCCACTCACCGGCGCGGGTGCCGCAGCTGCACCGTCTCCATGGCGCTGGGGCGGGCCGGTCGCTCCCTCACTCCTCCATGacagccccgcgccgccgcttCCGCCCGCCGCCGGAAGCCCGCGGGGAGAGCCCGACCGAGGGGGCGCGGCCTGCGCTGGCCCCGCCCATCGGCGCGGCGGGGCGTGGCCTCCCCGGGCCGGCCGGCAGCGCCATGGCCGCCGCCTCCCCCAGCGCGCTGCGCCGGGCCGGTAACGAGGAGTTCCGCCGCGGGCAGTACGGGCCGGCCGCCGCGCTCTACACCCGCGCCCTGGCGCTGCTGGAGGCCGCAGGTACGGCGCGtcccgggctgggctgggctgggctgggcgggcGGGCCCCGGCTGAGCCCCTCTCCTGCTTGTGTCCCGGCGCAGGGGATCCCGCCGCCGAGGAGCGGAGCGTTCTGCTGGCCAACCGCGCCGCCTGCCACCTCAAGGAGGGCGCCTGCGGCCTCTGCGTCGCCGACTGCACCgggtgagcggggccggcgggacccGGCGGGCTTGCCCACCGTTAGGTTATGGTGGGAGGCGAGGCGGGGCCGGGAGAGGGCTCCAGCCGCCCCTCTTCTCTCCCCGCGAAGCGCCCCGGGCTCACGCCGCCGCGGGcggttctctctctctctcccgtCTGTCGCAGCGCCCTCGACCTGGTCCCGTTCGGGATCAAACCCCTCCTCAGGCGGGCCGCGGCCTACGAGGCCCTGGAGCGCTACCCGCTGGCCTACGTGGACTACAAGACCGCGCTGCAGGTGGACTGCTCCGTGCAGGCAGCACACGACGGCGTCAACAGGTAACGCTGCCCGCGGGGAACACCCGAAGGCTTGGCGGTGGAGCAGCTCGGGCAGCGGCCTCGGCGAGCTTTGCGTTGTTCCTGCAGCCGTGGCAGGAGCAAGCCGGGTCCCATGCACACAAATGAAGTAGCCGAGGCCTCTGATGCTTCGTGCAAGGCCTGGCCATATTGCCTTTGTCTGCTAGTGCCCTTAGCTCCTTTCAAGATGCTGGTTGAGGGCTGGGAGTTAATTCCCTGGGACTGGTTCTGCTTTGCTCAATGCCTGgtttaaaggaaataataaattaCAAGTACCAGTACCCTATCCTTTAAGCCTCCCTATGCTGACTGGGTTTACAGGCTCTCTTCCTGGAGCTACCCACTTCACTCCATCATTTGCCAGACTGAGGAGCAACACTCATCTCTTGCTCACCTGAGCACTGACAGTCCCAGCCTTTGCCCTGTGATAGTTTTAGCACTGATGGCTTAAAGAAGGTCCTTTCTCTAATGTCCTGTCTCTAGAAGGAACTTAGTTTAGATGCATGTTAAGGGGTTAGTGGAGAGGTGCTCTCCTCAATACATGATCCAGGTTAAAAAGTGACTCTACTGGCTACTGCATGGCCCATCAGCCACCTGCTGGGGTGACTGGCAGCCGTCTCTTCCAGGATGACTAAAGCTCTGCTGGAGAAGGATGGTGTGAACTGGCGCCAGAAGCTCCCACCTATCCCCACAGTCCCCATCTCTGCCCAGACAAGATGGAGCGTTCCTTCTGCCGCAGCCCCTGGGGCAAACACTCCTCCTGCAACTGCACCACGGGGACAATCGGGTGAGAGCATGCTCTGGGCTGGGCACAGAGCCCTGCAGCTCAGAAGGGTGATGAAGACAGCTGCCATGCCTGCTTGGCATGTCTGCAGCTAGGGCTGAGACGTGGAGAAACCTGGGCTTGGTTCTGCTGCAGCCTTTTTGGTTGATTCTGGATCCTTTGATGTCCCTGTGTCTCACTTCTGCTATGGGGATATTTCCTTTCTGAGAGGCTGTGCTGATCTTGACAGTTTATTGTGTTCTGTATTCTTTCATGTTGTTTCCAGACCAGACTGCTGCTGGCATGGAGAGAGCTCGAActctgaaggaagaaggaaatgaaCTTGTAAAGAAAGGAAACCATAAAAAAGCAGTTGAGAAATACAGTGAGAGTTTAAAGCTTAACCAGGAATGCGCGACTTACACCAACAGGTACTACTCAGCTCTTTGCCCAGGTACTTCTTGACCCTGTATAAAAGCCACTGTGGTACTTCAGATAGAGCTCTCTGGTGTTTGCTCCCAAACAAACGAATGAAACAAAAACACCCTCACATGTTCACCCCAAGTGTAGTCTTCCGTGTAGTTTGTTTAACATGTTTTGATCAGGTACTGCAAAAACCCTTGGAGACACTCACCTTAGGGCTGCTAAGGGATTTCTCCCTTTAATGCTTGTCTGCCAGGACTGTCTTATTTGGAGTACTGTCTGCTGCCCCAGGAACCACAAATTGCAGACTGCTGTACTAAAAGACTTCTAAATACTTCTAAAAGATGTAGAAGTACTAAGTTTTATAGTACTTCTAAGGCACTTGAGCAAGCAGAGCATGTTCTGGAATGGTAGGTAGGAACCTGCATCCTTGAAGTGCTGCTGGTTCTTAGCTTGAAAGCagataaatcctttttttttttttttttttttcaaactgaaaaactgTATCCTTTCTTCCCTCTTTATAAGTAAACCAAACTTGAGCTCAAGAAGTAAGATGAAAATGTATGGGGATAAGGACTGGTTTTAGAGTCCACCTTTGTGCTGCACTGGGTTTAGCTGAGATCTTACTATATGTATATTGCAGCAGTAGATGCTGCCTTTAGCCAGAGGTCTCTAACCGGGTGTCTGTATTGCAGAGCTCTCTGTTACCTGGCTCTGAAGCAATACAAGGAAGCAGTACAGGACTGCTCGGAAGCTCTGAGGTTAGATCCTAAAAATGTTAAGGCACTCTACAGACGTGCTCAAGCACTTAAAGAACTGAAGGTAAGTAAGGAGTTCTTGAACTGTTCACGCATGATCGGGGCCAGAGATGCCCTTTAGAACTTGTTTCTGTGCTAGACAGCATCTGCTATCAGATAGCTGAGGCCTGTATGGACTTAGTGACACAAAAAACATCCCCTATTTGCTGTTTGGATCTCCTGAGTTTCTCAGCATCAGGTTGTGTTTCTAGAGATGGTGAAAGCAGCTACATGTTGTGttgagctttatttttttatgtctGCCAAGAGATTCTGTAGATAGTACTAGATAGTACTAGATGACCTATTGCATTGGTTTTAGACTCAGAATCCACTTGAGTGATGAAATTGTCTTCTCAGCCCTAGTTTAAGCATGTTTTAGAACAGCTACATTGATGCCAGTGCTTAAGCAATTATAGAGGGAGTCACAGGCTTAGTTGTGTTGCCTTTGCCTCTGTTCTTTGGTAGTAATTCTACAGCCTTAGACTGAATTTTTAATGCACTTAAAAATATTCTCCTTCTAGGATTACAAATCAAGTATCGCCGATATCAAGAGCTTGTTGAAAGCTGAACCAAAGAACACCGCTGCACTGAGATTACTGCAAGAACTGAACAGAACCTAGGGTAACCAAGCAACAAGGAAAGCTTTGTTTTCCACTGCACAAGAAAGCTTTTTCCCTTCTGATATTGTTACAGGGACCAATCTTAATGCAGGATCGGTATTGAAATCTATCTTCTACTGCTGCTGAGATATAACAGGTTCTGTGCTAGCACAATGAATGTTAAGACACACAGTCTGTATCAAACTCTATTATCTGGCTCTAAGATCATTCAGAGTTTTAATACCCCTCCCCAAGAGGCATATAGGTTAACTTCCCTGGTTGAAGTCAACTTGCCTATAACTACTGGCCTCAGGGATGCTTTCCATGTTGGCTAAGATGCATGTGAAGTGGCTATTCTCTTTCTGAAGAGCTACAGAGGTTTTTTTGTCCTTATTCAGGTGACAGTTTTGCTGCGTTTGTGCTGCTATTACTTAAATAAGGTTGCTGCAGGAACTGCTGCAGTTGCCCTAGCACCACATACCATTCTTGTAACAGAACAGTTACTTGCACAGGGCCAAGCTTCTTCCCTCTTCCACTTGATGCCTGCTGGCCCTCAGCTGAGTTTCTGCTGCTTAGTGTGGCTGGGCAGATGTTTACAGtagcagctttatttttaattattctgcacctttaagaaaacagcagcaaattaAGCCAGCCTTGTTACACTGTGCACTACTTCTTTCAGATTCTGGGTGCTTGGGAATTTTAcagttgtgttgggttttttgtttgttttttaaaaaccacttTAGCTCTTCTGTGCCTTTTGGAGCAGTTGCTACGGGATGTTACAGGGAGGACGACAGGCAGTAACACCCCAGCTGAAGTCTGGCTTACTACTTCAATGCATGTTTATACTTTGTGATCTTCTTATCTGGTATTGATGGCACTGACGTAAAATGGAGTTGTTCTATGAACTGTTAAAACCAGTTCTCATTAAAGCcatgtttattttcactttaggGCTGTGTTTTTATGTGATGAATGTTATAAGGGAACTAAAACACTTAAACCACTTCATACTGTTCCCCCCACTTTTTG includes:
- the TOMM34 gene encoding mitochondrial import receptor subunit TOM34, coding for MAAASPSALRRAGNEEFRRGQYGPAAALYTRALALLEAAGDPAAEERSVLLANRAACHLKEGACGLCVADCTGALDLVPFGIKPLLRRAAAYEALERYPLAYVDYKTALQVDCSVQAAHDGVNRMTKALLEKDGVNWRQKLPPIPTVPISAQTRWSVPSAAAPGANTPPATAPRGQSDQTAAGMERARTLKEEGNELVKKGNHKKAVEKYSESLKLNQECATYTNRALCYLALKQYKEAVQDCSEALRLDPKNVKALYRRAQALKELKDYKSSIADIKSLLKAEPKNTAALRLLQELNRT